Proteins from one Xenopus tropicalis strain Nigerian chromosome 1, UCB_Xtro_10.0, whole genome shotgun sequence genomic window:
- the tmem116 gene encoding transmembrane protein 116 isoform X2, producing the protein MIPLWIVCMGILGSGSIIGYAVFQNAVKSPEVRPLFYLSLSDLFLAICWLIGAVMYRKSSFNKNIACYNLQILGQMFYLSTFLYTLNYMWQLFCNVRTKVEGDTKKISDSKCHIRRALTVLSSLVPVLLSVPVLCFGNSYECYGNSTHPHSCLVLNVGSQITADQSTNNSTACTVIYYYSAVVFLSMFLLSAALILILMGSTYILCSRYLTTRGPFVFQQWAAISVAKQNLFLIPFIFFLCCMPAVTLTAVKLHKPYVEYEVFTILYFILALTAVSQGFFNCLAHGWTQRMLRYLKQTTCRDVDTQTPLLRSQKKCYASVHVSTDAILPQKVSAL; encoded by the exons ATGATTCCTCTGTGGATAGTATGTATGGG CATTTTAGGTTCTGGATCAATCATTGGCTATGCAGTGTTTCAAAATGCAGTAAAGTCTCCAGAG GTTCGACCTCTTTTCTACCTCAGTTTGTCAGACCTTTTTCTGGCCATATGTTGGCTCATAGGGGCAGTTATGTACAGGAAATCATCTTTTAACAAAAACATTGCCTGCTACAACCTCCAGATATTGGGCCAG ATGTTTTATTTATCCACCTTTCTCTACACATTAAACTATATGTGGCAGCTCTTCTGCAACGTGAGGACAAAAGTGGAGGGGGACACAAAGAAG ATCTCAGACAGCAAATGTCATATAAGAAGAGCACTGACAGTTCTCTCAAG TTTGGTGCCTGTCCTTCTCAGTGTTCCTGTGCTCTGTTTTGGGAATAGCTATGAATGTTATGGAAATTCCACTCACCCACACAG CTGTTTAGTACTGAATGTTGGATCACAAATTACTGCTGACCAGAGCACTAACAACAGCACCGCCTGCACAGTCATCTACTACTACAGCGCAGTGGTGTTTCTTTCCATGTTCCTCCTATCAGCTGCTCTTATTCTG ATCCTGATGGGGAGCACCTATATTCTTTGCAGCAGATATCTTACAACAAGGGGCCCATTTGTGTTCCAGCAATGGGCAGCAATAAGTGTGGCAAAACAGAACCTCTTCCTTATCCCTTTCATCTTCTTCTTGTGCTGCATGCCAG CTGTTACACTTACTGCCGTGAAACTGCACAAGCCCTATGTGGAATATGAAGTCTTCACCATCCTCTATTTTATTCTG GCCTTAACAGCTGTATCCCAAGGCTTTTTCAACTGCTTGGCACATGGTTGGACCCAAAGGATGCTGCGCTACTTGAAACAGACTACTTGCCGCGACGTTGACACACAGACCCCCTTATTGCGTTCACAGAAGAAGTGCTATGCCAGTGTACATGTCTCCACAGATGCCATATTGCCACAGAAAGTCTCTGCTCTATGA
- the tmem116 gene encoding transmembrane protein 116 isoform X1 → MGIPPVWPCFVLWASSADSQLCSLLSPSHFIFVTDSLHPGHKPLPRWAHNLVLLSVYSTDYLNCCSCTVGICVTAPAPQPPGTDMDLLATGPGLPHIVPTNDSSVDSMYGIYSDVKWTQFVTTLLSILGSGSIIGYAVFQNAVKSPEVRPLFYLSLSDLFLAICWLIGAVMYRKSSFNKNIACYNLQILGQMFYLSTFLYTLNYMWQLFCNVRTKVEGDTKKISDSKCHIRRALTVLSSLVPVLLSVPVLCFGNSYECYGNSTHPHSCLVLNVGSQITADQSTNNSTACTVIYYYSAVVFLSMFLLSAALILILMGSTYILCSRYLTTRGPFVFQQWAAISVAKQNLFLIPFIFFLCCMPAVTLTAVKLHKPYVEYEVFTILYFILALTAVSQGFFNCLAHGWTQRMLRYLKQTTCRDVDTQTPLLRSQKKCYASVHVSTDAILPQKVSAL, encoded by the exons ATGGGAATTCCCCCCGTGTGGCCATGTTTTGTTCTTTGGGCAAGCTCTGCCGACTCGCAGCTTTGTTCCCTCCTTAGCCCCTCCCACTTCATATTTGTAACAGACTCCCTGCATCCCGGCCATAAGCCGCTGCCCCGCTGGGCACACAACTTGGTGTTGCTGTCTGTCTATAGCACTGACTATCTAAACTGCTGCTCTTGTACTGTCGGGATTTGTGTAACAGCTCCAGCTCCCCAGCCGCCTGGCACAGACATGGACTTGCTAGCCACTGGCCCCGGGTTGCCTCATATTGTGCCTACCAATGATTCCTCTGTGGATAGTATGTATGGG ATCTATAGTGATGTCAAATGGACACAGTTTGTCACAACTTTACTAAG CATTTTAGGTTCTGGATCAATCATTGGCTATGCAGTGTTTCAAAATGCAGTAAAGTCTCCAGAG GTTCGACCTCTTTTCTACCTCAGTTTGTCAGACCTTTTTCTGGCCATATGTTGGCTCATAGGGGCAGTTATGTACAGGAAATCATCTTTTAACAAAAACATTGCCTGCTACAACCTCCAGATATTGGGCCAG ATGTTTTATTTATCCACCTTTCTCTACACATTAAACTATATGTGGCAGCTCTTCTGCAACGTGAGGACAAAAGTGGAGGGGGACACAAAGAAG ATCTCAGACAGCAAATGTCATATAAGAAGAGCACTGACAGTTCTCTCAAG TTTGGTGCCTGTCCTTCTCAGTGTTCCTGTGCTCTGTTTTGGGAATAGCTATGAATGTTATGGAAATTCCACTCACCCACACAG CTGTTTAGTACTGAATGTTGGATCACAAATTACTGCTGACCAGAGCACTAACAACAGCACCGCCTGCACAGTCATCTACTACTACAGCGCAGTGGTGTTTCTTTCCATGTTCCTCCTATCAGCTGCTCTTATTCTG ATCCTGATGGGGAGCACCTATATTCTTTGCAGCAGATATCTTACAACAAGGGGCCCATTTGTGTTCCAGCAATGGGCAGCAATAAGTGTGGCAAAACAGAACCTCTTCCTTATCCCTTTCATCTTCTTCTTGTGCTGCATGCCAG CTGTTACACTTACTGCCGTGAAACTGCACAAGCCCTATGTGGAATATGAAGTCTTCACCATCCTCTATTTTATTCTG GCCTTAACAGCTGTATCCCAAGGCTTTTTCAACTGCTTGGCACATGGTTGGACCCAAAGGATGCTGCGCTACTTGAAACAGACTACTTGCCGCGACGTTGACACACAGACCCCCTTATTGCGTTCACAGAAGAAGTGCTATGCCAGTGTACATGTCTCCACAGATGCCATATTGCCACAGAAAGTCTCTGCTCTATGA